The Larus michahellis chromosome 2, bLarMic1.1, whole genome shotgun sequence genome window below encodes:
- the RPL7 gene encoding large ribosomal subunit protein uL30 — translation MAEKEAKKVPSVPESLLKKRQAYAAMKAKRQKKILAIKKYRKTQRKLIYARAQAYHKEYRHMYRQEIRMARMARKAGNYYVPAEPKLAFVIRIRGTNGVSPKVRKVLQLLRLRQIFNGTFVKLNKASINMLRIVEPYIAWGYPNLKSVHELIYKRGYGKINKQRIALTDNSLIEKRLGKFGIICMEDVIHEIYTVGKNFKVVNNFLWPFKLSSPRGGMKKKTIHFVEGGDAGNREDQINRLIRRMN, via the exons ATGGCGGAGAAGGA AGCAAAGAAGGTGCCATCTGTACCAGAAAGCCTGCTGAAAAAGCGGCAGGCTTATGCGGCTATGAAAGCCAAACGTCAGAAGAAGATATTGGCTATAAAAAAG TACCGTAAGACACAAAGAAAGCTCATCTATGCAAGAGCCCAAGCGTACCACAAGGAGTACAGGCACATGTATAGGCAGGAGATCCGTATGGCCAGGATGGCCCGAAAAGCTGGCAATTACTACGTTCCAGCGGAACCGAAACTGGCATTTGTGATCAGGATAAGAGG TACCAATGGTGTCAGCCCTAAGGTCCGCAAGGTGTTGCAGCTTCTTCGCCTGCGTCAGATTTTTAATGGCACGTTTGTAAAACTCAACAAAGCTTCTATCAACATGTTGCGGATTGTTGAACCCTATATTGCATGGGG TTATCCCAATCTGAAGTCTGTGCATGAGTTGATCTACAAGCGTGGTTATGGCAAGATCAACAAGCAGCGCATTGCTCTTACTGATAATTCCCTGATTGAGAAACGCCTTG gaaagttTGGCATCATCTGCATGGAAGATGTGATCCATGAAATTTACACTGTTGGCAAGAACTTCAAAGTTGTGAACAACTTCCTCTGGCCTTTCAAGTTATCCTCTCCTCGAGGtggaatgaagaagaaaacaatccACTTTGTGGAAGGTGGGGATGCTGGTAACAGGGAAGATCAGATCAACAGGCTCATAAGGAGAATGAACTAA